In Pengzhenrongella sicca, a single genomic region encodes these proteins:
- a CDS encoding helix-hairpin-helix domain-containing protein — MSGPQEPVERVPRERLRRIVAGAEPAAEPDWVPTSPRHRFDDAAGSNGAEGSNGAAGPNGADEPDEPDGDVRDVVARWRAGALEAAAAAYAAEHGHPLERGRREHARPPGGPRRWQLNLRLALVAGIAIAILGAGVAARAMLAASPEVVSVPEAAPAATPATSPGASAVGAAPGEEPGGGGPPDGGGTAGSSGPASAGVGVVLVHVVGQVAAPGVVQLPAGSRVSDAVAAAGGATAGADLTAVNLARVVGDGEQIVVPAPGEVVAGSGGVAGSGGAAGSAGSGGSPGAAGSPAGGAGGSSPAAPVDLNAADLAALDALPGIGPVLAQRILDWRDENGRFTAVDELGEVAGIGDTLLGRLRDLVRV, encoded by the coding sequence ATGTCTGGTCCGCAGGAGCCGGTCGAGCGCGTGCCCCGCGAGCGGTTGCGGCGCATCGTGGCCGGCGCCGAACCCGCCGCCGAGCCCGACTGGGTCCCCACCTCGCCGCGGCACCGGTTCGACGACGCTGCGGGGTCGAACGGCGCCGAGGGATCCAACGGCGCAGCGGGGCCGAACGGCGCAGACGAGCCGGACGAGCCGGACGGCGACGTCCGCGACGTCGTCGCGCGGTGGCGCGCGGGTGCGCTGGAGGCGGCCGCGGCCGCGTACGCGGCCGAGCACGGGCACCCGCTCGAGCGTGGCCGGCGCGAACATGCCCGGCCCCCCGGCGGCCCGCGGAGGTGGCAGCTCAACCTCCGGCTGGCGCTGGTCGCCGGGATCGCGATCGCGATCCTCGGCGCCGGGGTGGCCGCCCGGGCGATGCTCGCGGCGTCGCCCGAGGTCGTGAGCGTTCCGGAGGCGGCACCGGCCGCGACGCCGGCGACGTCGCCGGGCGCGAGCGCGGTCGGCGCGGCGCCGGGGGAGGAGCCGGGTGGGGGTGGGCCGCCGGATGGGGGCGGCACGGCGGGATCGTCGGGACCTGCGAGTGCCGGCGTCGGCGTCGTGCTCGTGCATGTGGTGGGGCAGGTCGCGGCTCCCGGCGTCGTCCAGCTGCCGGCGGGCTCGCGCGTGTCGGACGCCGTCGCCGCCGCGGGCGGCGCGACCGCGGGCGCGGACCTCACGGCGGTCAACCTCGCCCGGGTCGTCGGCGACGGCGAGCAGATCGTGGTGCCGGCGCCGGGGGAGGTGGTCGCGGGTTCCGGCGGCGTTGCGGGCTCCGGAGGTGCAGCGGGTTCCGCGGGATCGGGCGGTTCGCCCGGGGCAGCGGGTTCGCCTGCGGGCGGCGCAGGCGGGTCCAGCCCGGCAGCGCCCGTCGACCTCAACGCAGCCGACCTGGCCGCGCTCGACGCGCTGCCTGGCATCGGCCCGGTGCTCGCGCAGCGCATCCTCGACTGGCGGGACGAGAACGGGCGATTCACAGCCGTGGACGAGCTGGGCGAGGTCGCGGGCATCGGCGACACGCTGCTGGGGCGCCTTCGTGACCTCGTGCGGGTGTGA